From Pseudomonas vanderleydeniana, the proteins below share one genomic window:
- the preA gene encoding NAD-dependent dihydropyrimidine dehydrogenase subunit PreA → MADLSIVFAGIKAPNPFWLASAPPTDKAYNVVRAFEAGWGGVVWKTLGEDPAAVNVSSRYSAHFGPNREVMGINNIELITDRSLEINLREITQVKKDWPDRALIVSLMVPCEEQSWKRILPLVEATGADGIELNFGCPHGMPERGMGAAVGQVPEYVEMVTRWCKTYCSLPVIVKLTPNITDIRLSARAAHRGGADAVSLINTINSITSIDLERMVALPMVGSQSTHGGYCGSAVKPIALNMVAEIARDPQTRGLPICGIGGIGSWRDAAEFVALGCGAVQVCTAAMLHGFRIVDEMKDGLSRWMDSHGYTSLQDFSGKAVGNTTDWKYLDINYQVIARIDQDACIGCGRCHIACEDTSHQAIASLRKADGTHGYEVIDAECVGCNLCQITCPVENCIEMVPQATGKPFLDWNHDPRNPYRVAS, encoded by the coding sequence ATGGCCGATCTTTCGATTGTCTTCGCCGGTATCAAGGCCCCCAACCCGTTCTGGCTGGCCTCCGCACCGCCTACCGACAAGGCCTACAACGTGGTCCGGGCCTTCGAGGCCGGCTGGGGTGGCGTGGTCTGGAAAACCCTCGGCGAGGATCCGGCGGCGGTCAACGTGTCGTCGCGCTACTCGGCGCACTTCGGGCCCAACCGCGAGGTCATGGGCATCAACAACATCGAACTGATCACCGACCGCTCGCTGGAGATCAACCTGCGCGAGATCACCCAGGTCAAGAAGGACTGGCCGGACCGGGCGCTGATCGTCTCGCTGATGGTGCCCTGCGAGGAGCAATCGTGGAAACGCATCCTGCCGCTGGTGGAGGCCACCGGGGCCGATGGCATCGAGCTGAACTTCGGCTGCCCGCATGGCATGCCGGAGCGTGGCATGGGGGCGGCGGTGGGCCAGGTGCCGGAGTATGTGGAAATGGTCACCCGCTGGTGCAAGACCTATTGCTCGCTGCCGGTGATCGTCAAGCTGACGCCGAACATCACCGATATCCGCCTGTCCGCCCGTGCCGCCCATCGTGGTGGCGCCGATGCGGTGTCGCTGATCAACACCATCAACTCCATCACCAGCATCGACCTGGAACGCATGGTCGCCCTGCCCATGGTCGGCAGCCAGAGCACCCACGGTGGTTACTGTGGTTCGGCGGTCAAGCCGATTGCCCTGAACATGGTCGCCGAAATCGCCCGCGACCCGCAGACCCGAGGCCTGCCAATCTGCGGCATCGGCGGTATCGGCAGCTGGCGTGACGCCGCCGAATTCGTCGCGCTCGGCTGTGGCGCGGTGCAGGTGTGCACGGCGGCGATGCTGCACGGTTTTCGGATCGTCGACGAGATGAAGGACGGTTTGTCACGCTGGATGGACAGTCACGGCTACACCAGCCTGCAGGATTTCTCCGGCAAGGCGGTGGGCAACACCACGGACTGGAAGTACCTGGACATCAACTATCAGGTGATCGCCCGGATCGATCAGGACGCCTGTATCGGCTGCGGTCGCTGCCATATCGCCTGCGAGGACACCTCGCACCAGGCCATCGCCAGTCTGCGCAAGGCCGATGGCACCCATGGCTATGAGGTGATCGACGCGGAATGCGTGGGCTGCAACCTGTGCCAGATCACCTGCCCGGTGGAGAACTGCATCGAGATGGTGCCCCAGGCGACCGGCAAGCCGTTCCTGGACTGGAACCACGATCCGCGCAACCCCTATCGAGTGGCCTCCTGA
- a CDS encoding TetR/AcrR family transcriptional regulator: MGNHKSGIRRSNVEKILLAAEKVFAEKGFGGTAMADIAEEVQLPRSNLHYYFSTKSELYSAVLLDLLEVWKQDALCFEMFDDPRVVLSSYIRAKMNHSRSRPYGSKVWANEIIHGAPTLGETLDLSLYDWAKMKEAKIRQWVEDGRILPVEPSSLLYMIWASTQHYADFSHQVTILNEHQPLSDMQFERAVQTVTQVILRGIGLEP; encoded by the coding sequence ATGGGCAATCACAAGAGTGGGATTCGTCGCAGTAACGTCGAGAAGATTCTCCTCGCAGCGGAGAAGGTCTTTGCCGAGAAGGGCTTTGGTGGCACGGCCATGGCCGATATTGCCGAAGAAGTGCAACTGCCGCGTTCCAACCTGCACTATTACTTCAGCACCAAGAGCGAACTGTACAGCGCGGTGTTGCTCGACCTGCTGGAGGTGTGGAAGCAGGATGCGCTGTGCTTCGAGATGTTCGACGATCCGCGCGTGGTATTGAGCAGCTATATCCGCGCCAAGATGAATCATTCGCGTAGCCGGCCCTACGGCTCCAAGGTCTGGGCCAATGAAATCATCCACGGTGCGCCGACCCTGGGCGAGACCCTGGACCTGAGCCTCTATGACTGGGCCAAGATGAAGGAGGCCAAGATTCGCCAGTGGGTCGAGGATGGCCGCATCCTGCCGGTAGAGCCGTCGAGCCTGCTCTACATGATCTGGGCCTCGACCCAGCACTATGCCGACTTCAGCCACCAGGTGACGATTCTCAACGAACACCAGCCGCTGTCGGACATGCAGTTCGAAAGGGCCGTACAGACAGTGACCCAGGTGATCCTGCGAGGAATCGGGCTGGAGCCCTGA
- a CDS encoding flavin reductase family protein, with protein MSAVHRLAVPLSKAYRLLNHGPTVLVSAAHDGQRNIMAAAWAMPLDFEPPKVAVVLDKSTWTRRLLEASGTFVLNVPCVAQANVAQTVGTTSGLELSKSHGRDKFDAYGLETFKGERLDAPLVEGCVAWLECRLLPEPHNQEQYDLFLGEVIAAQADSRVFSDGRWHFEGHDSLRTLHHVAGGHFLTIGDAVDGQVLQL; from the coding sequence ATGTCCGCTGTCCACCGCCTTGCCGTGCCGTTGTCCAAAGCCTATCGTCTGCTCAACCACGGCCCGACCGTGCTGGTCAGCGCGGCACACGACGGGCAGCGCAATATCATGGCCGCCGCCTGGGCCATGCCGCTGGACTTCGAGCCGCCGAAGGTGGCGGTGGTGCTCGACAAGTCGACCTGGACCCGACGCCTGCTCGAGGCCTCGGGCACCTTCGTGCTGAACGTGCCCTGCGTCGCCCAGGCTAATGTCGCGCAAACCGTCGGCACCACCTCCGGCCTGGAGCTGAGCAAGAGCCACGGCCGTGACAAGTTCGACGCCTACGGCCTGGAAACCTTCAAGGGCGAGCGACTCGATGCGCCGTTGGTGGAGGGCTGTGTCGCCTGGCTCGAATGCCGCCTGTTGCCCGAGCCGCACAACCAGGAGCAGTACGACCTGTTCCTTGGCGAGGTGATTGCCGCCCAGGCCGACTCACGGGTGTTCAGTGACGGGCGTTGGCATTTCGAGGGGCATGACAGCCTGCGCACCTTGCACCACGTCGCCGGTGGGCATTTCCTCACGATCGGCGACGCCGTGGACGGGCAGGTGCTGCAGCTGTGA
- a CDS encoding 2OG-Fe(II) oxygenase encodes MHTLTHALDWQAISHDLDRQGNALLPGLLNPEQCHELATLYSQKAPFRSRVVMARHGFGQGEYQYFSYPLPPLVQQLRTALYPPLALIANDWNRRLQRDDVYPITHQGLLQRCHAAGQQRPTPLLLQYGAGDYNCLHQDLYGEQVFPLQVAILLSRPGQDFTGGEFVLTEQRPRMQSRPQVAALRQGDALIFAVSQRPVEGARGCYRVNMRHGVSRVHTGRRHTLGIIFHDAT; translated from the coding sequence ATGCACACCCTAACACACGCACTCGACTGGCAAGCGATCAGCCATGACCTCGACCGGCAAGGCAATGCCCTGCTCCCCGGCCTGCTCAATCCCGAGCAATGCCACGAGCTGGCCACCCTGTACTCGCAGAAAGCCCCCTTTCGCTCACGGGTGGTCATGGCCCGGCACGGTTTCGGCCAGGGTGAATACCAGTATTTCAGCTATCCGCTGCCGCCTCTGGTCCAGCAACTGCGTACGGCGCTCTATCCGCCCCTGGCGTTGATCGCCAACGACTGGAACCGCCGCCTGCAACGCGACGATGTCTATCCGATCACCCACCAGGGACTGCTGCAGCGCTGTCATGCCGCCGGTCAACAGCGACCGACACCCTTGCTGCTGCAGTACGGCGCCGGCGACTACAACTGCCTGCATCAGGATCTGTACGGCGAACAGGTGTTTCCCCTGCAGGTCGCCATTCTGCTGTCCAGGCCGGGGCAAGACTTCACCGGCGGTGAATTCGTCCTGACCGAGCAGCGCCCGCGCATGCAGAGTCGCCCCCAGGTGGCCGCCCTTCGACAGGGCGACGCACTGATCTTCGCGGTGTCCCAAAGGCCGGTGGAAGGCGCCCGCGGCTGCTACCGGGTCAACATGCGCCATGGTGTCAGCCGCGTGCACACGGGGCGCCGGCACACCCTGGGCATCATCTTTCACGACGCGACCTGA
- the ada gene encoding bifunctional DNA-binding transcriptional regulator/O6-methylguanine-DNA methyltransferase Ada: protein MNTSTQATSRQASSVENDPRWQAVLNRDASADGDFVYGVRTTGVYCRPSSSARRPRPENVEFFDNAELAEAAGYRPSRRAAADQTSTHQQQVALVTRACQLIEASDSTPSLNPLAEQLGLSPFHFHRVFKAHTGLTPKAYAAAHRAGKLRTQLARAGSVTQALYDAGFNASSRFYEASDAVLGMKPSDYRAGGSNSEIRFAIAQCSLGAILVAQSTRGVCAILLGDDPQVLARDLQDKFPKAEFIGGDAGFEQLVAKVVGFVEAPAIGLDLPLDLRGTAFQERVWQALRTIPVGSTASYAEIAKMIGAPKSFRAVAQACGANSLAVAIPCHRVVRSDGDLSGYRWGVERKRQLLDREAQ, encoded by the coding sequence ATGAACACTTCGACCCAGGCCACTTCCCGCCAGGCCAGCAGCGTGGAAAACGATCCACGCTGGCAGGCGGTGCTGAACCGCGATGCCAGCGCCGACGGCGACTTCGTCTATGGCGTCAGGACCACCGGCGTGTACTGCCGTCCCAGCAGCAGTGCCCGCCGGCCACGCCCGGAGAATGTCGAGTTCTTCGACAACGCCGAACTGGCCGAGGCCGCCGGTTATCGACCCAGTCGTCGAGCCGCGGCCGACCAGACCAGCACTCACCAGCAGCAGGTGGCGCTGGTGACCCGTGCCTGCCAGTTGATCGAGGCGTCGGACAGCACACCCTCACTCAACCCCCTGGCCGAACAACTGGGGCTGAGCCCGTTTCACTTCCACCGGGTATTCAAGGCCCACACCGGCCTGACACCCAAGGCCTATGCCGCCGCCCACCGTGCCGGCAAGCTGCGCACGCAACTGGCCCGCGCCGGCTCGGTCACGCAGGCACTGTACGATGCCGGCTTCAACGCCAGCAGTCGTTTCTACGAGGCCAGCGATGCGGTACTGGGCATGAAGCCCTCCGACTACCGTGCCGGCGGCAGCAACAGCGAAATCCGCTTTGCCATCGCCCAGTGCTCCCTCGGGGCGATCCTGGTGGCGCAGAGTACGCGCGGCGTCTGCGCGATCCTGCTGGGCGATGATCCGCAGGTGTTGGCCAGGGACCTGCAGGACAAGTTCCCCAAGGCCGAATTCATCGGTGGCGATGCCGGGTTCGAACAATTGGTGGCCAAGGTGGTGGGGTTCGTCGAGGCGCCGGCGATCGGCCTCGACCTGCCCCTGGACCTGCGCGGAACGGCCTTCCAGGAGCGGGTCTGGCAGGCCTTGCGCACGATCCCGGTGGGCAGCACGGCCAGTTATGCCGAGATCGCGAAAATGATCGGCGCGCCGAAGTCATTCCGTGCCGTGGCCCAGGCCTGCGGGGCGAACAGCCTGGCGGTGGCGATTCCCTGCCATCGCGTGGTGCGCAGCGATGGTGACCTGTCCGGCTATCGCTGGGGCGTGGAACGCAAGCGGCAGTTGCTCGACCGCGAGGCCCAATGA
- a CDS encoding AEC family transporter has protein sequence MSSVLSVLLPIFALILVGFICRRTHRLGPNAASEINRMVVWLCLPALLFKATATATWEQIWHPGFVLAFTLSTLAIFVLTLLLRWRKAGHFADASIDALSASYANTGYIGIPLCVMVLGQNGLEPALIASLLVVCVLFGLALVCIEIGLQAERQVHRIVFKVLLALAKNPLVVSPLLGALWAWGGAPLPAPFEKFLSLLGAATIPCALISLGLFLAHKQQGPRQGVSLLVLLKLVAHPLLTWFLAFKVFDLPPLWAHSALLLSALPTGTGPFMLAEYYKREASLVSSTILISTLGSLLTLSICLYLIGN, from the coding sequence ATGTCTTCCGTATTAAGTGTCCTGCTGCCCATCTTCGCCCTGATCCTGGTCGGCTTCATCTGCCGTCGCACCCACCGCCTGGGCCCCAACGCGGCCTCGGAGATCAACCGCATGGTGGTCTGGCTGTGCCTGCCGGCACTGCTGTTCAAGGCCACGGCGACGGCCACCTGGGAGCAGATCTGGCATCCGGGATTCGTGCTGGCCTTCACCCTGAGCACCCTGGCGATCTTCGTCCTGACCTTGCTACTGCGCTGGCGCAAGGCCGGGCATTTCGCCGATGCCAGTATCGATGCCCTAAGCGCTTCCTATGCCAATACCGGCTACATCGGCATCCCGCTGTGCGTGATGGTGCTCGGCCAGAATGGCCTTGAACCGGCGCTGATCGCCTCGTTGCTGGTGGTCTGCGTGTTGTTCGGCCTGGCGCTGGTGTGCATCGAGATCGGCCTGCAGGCCGAGCGCCAGGTGCACCGCATCGTGTTCAAGGTGCTGCTGGCGCTGGCGAAGAACCCGCTGGTGGTGTCGCCACTGCTCGGTGCGCTCTGGGCCTGGGGCGGCGCCCCCTTGCCGGCACCGTTCGAGAAATTCCTCAGTCTGCTGGGCGCAGCGACCATTCCCTGTGCGCTGATTTCCCTCGGGCTGTTCCTGGCGCACAAGCAACAGGGGCCTCGCCAGGGCGTGAGCCTGCTGGTGCTGCTCAAGTTGGTGGCGCATCCCCTGCTGACCTGGTTCCTGGCGTTCAAGGTGTTTGACCTGCCGCCGCTGTGGGCCCATTCGGCACTGCTGCTCAGCGCCCTGCCCACCGGCACCGGTCCGTTCATGCTCGCCGAATACTACAAGCGTGAAGCCTCGCTGGTCTCGAGCACGATCCTGATCTCCACCCTGGGCTCACTGCTGACCCTGTCGATCTGCCTGTACCTGATCGGCAACTGA
- a CDS encoding LysR substrate-binding domain-containing protein has protein sequence MQIKWIDDILAVAELKNFSRAAEVRCITQSALSRRIRSLEEWVGVELVDRGTYPVQLTAAGRTFCEQGRETLADLQELRATLRRGDRMPGRSIQVTAGHSLSMTFLPKWLMRFQRGNAGFNARVVAANIHDAVIALAEGGCDLMIGYHHPQAPILLDPEKFISLTLGHDSLIPVSAPDKRGKPLHALPGKKQAPLPYLAYTATTFLGRVVDVILKNAETPCLLDRCYEADMAMLLMKMAQEGYGVTWLPESAVQDELHKGTLVRAGGPDWSAGLEIRSYCSVANANPTMRELWKSLEAERRPA, from the coding sequence ATGCAGATCAAGTGGATAGACGACATCCTGGCGGTTGCCGAACTGAAGAACTTCTCCCGTGCCGCCGAGGTGCGCTGCATCACCCAGTCGGCGCTGTCGCGACGGATCCGTTCGCTGGAGGAGTGGGTCGGGGTGGAGCTGGTGGATCGCGGCACCTACCCGGTGCAACTGACGGCCGCCGGCCGGACTTTCTGCGAGCAGGGGCGGGAAACCCTCGCCGACCTGCAGGAGTTGCGCGCGACCCTGCGCCGTGGCGACCGGATGCCCGGGCGTTCGATCCAGGTGACCGCCGGGCACAGCCTGTCGATGACCTTCCTGCCCAAATGGCTGATGCGTTTCCAGCGGGGGAACGCCGGTTTCAATGCGCGGGTCGTGGCCGCCAACATTCATGACGCGGTCATCGCCCTGGCCGAAGGCGGCTGCGACCTGATGATCGGCTACCATCATCCTCAGGCACCGATCCTGCTCGATCCCGAGAAGTTCATCAGCCTGACCCTGGGGCATGATTCGCTGATCCCGGTTTCGGCACCGGACAAGCGCGGCAAGCCGCTGCATGCCTTGCCCGGGAAGAAGCAGGCGCCGCTGCCATACCTGGCCTACACCGCGACCACCTTCCTGGGGCGGGTGGTGGACGTGATCCTGAAGAATGCCGAAACGCCCTGCCTGCTGGATCGCTGCTATGAGGCCGACATGGCCATGCTGCTGATGAAGATGGCCCAGGAGGGATATGGCGTGACCTGGCTGCCCGAAAGTGCGGTGCAGGATGAGTTGCACAAGGGCACCCTGGTTCGCGCCGGTGGCCCGGACTGGAGCGCCGGGCTGGAAATCCGTTCCTATTGCTCGGTGGCCAATGCCAACCCGACCATGCGCGAGTTGTGGAAGTCGCTGGAGGCCGAGCGCCGGCCTGCCTGA
- a CDS encoding dicarboxylate/amino acid:cation symporter: MNSKRLPKQIALAIVLGILVGWACHHYSSDAKAAKELAGYFSLVTDIFLRMIKMIIAPLVFATLVGGIASLGSSHSVGRIGLRAMLWFVSASLLSLLIGMLLVNLFQPGAGLNLALPTASTTAAPVNVGDFSLKAFISHVFPRSIAEAMANNEILQIVVFSLFFGFALSFLKRQGYAGISNLVDELAKIMFRITDCVMCFAPVGVFCAIAAAITTEGLGLLLDYGKLIGEFYAGILVLWAILFGVGRLFLGRSVWRLGKLIREPVLLAFSTASSESAYPKTIEALEKFGTSKRISSFVLPLGYSFNLDGSMMYQAFAVMFIAQAYNIDLSFTQQVLILLTLMVTSKGMAGVARASVVVVAATLPMFNLPEAGLLLILGIDQFLDMARTATNIVGNSIATAVVAKLEDDKQPTVAAVEPATTVPSAPTAQSLA; the protein is encoded by the coding sequence GTGAACAGCAAACGACTTCCCAAGCAAATCGCCCTGGCGATTGTCCTCGGTATCCTGGTGGGCTGGGCCTGCCATCATTACTCCAGCGATGCCAAGGCGGCCAAGGAGCTGGCCGGTTACTTCAGCCTGGTGACGGATATTTTCCTGCGCATGATCAAGATGATCATCGCCCCATTGGTCTTCGCCACCCTGGTCGGCGGCATCGCCAGCCTCGGCAGCTCGCATTCCGTTGGCCGCATCGGCCTGCGGGCGATGCTCTGGTTCGTCAGCGCCTCGCTGCTGTCGCTGCTGATCGGCATGCTGCTGGTCAACCTGTTCCAGCCCGGTGCCGGACTGAACCTTGCGCTGCCGACTGCCAGCACTACGGCGGCACCGGTAAACGTCGGCGACTTCAGCCTCAAGGCCTTCATCAGCCATGTATTCCCGCGCAGCATCGCCGAGGCCATGGCGAACAACGAGATCCTGCAGATCGTGGTGTTCTCGCTGTTCTTCGGTTTTGCCTTGTCCTTCCTGAAAAGGCAGGGCTATGCCGGCATCAGCAACCTGGTGGATGAGCTGGCGAAGATCATGTTCCGCATCACCGACTGTGTCATGTGCTTCGCCCCGGTCGGTGTGTTCTGCGCCATCGCTGCGGCGATCACCACCGAAGGCCTGGGGCTGTTGCTCGACTACGGCAAGCTGATCGGTGAGTTCTATGCGGGCATCCTGGTGTTGTGGGCCATCCTGTTCGGTGTCGGCCGCCTGTTTCTCGGTCGTTCGGTGTGGCGCCTGGGCAAGCTGATCCGCGAACCGGTGCTGCTGGCGTTCTCCACGGCCAGCAGCGAGTCGGCCTACCCCAAGACCATCGAGGCGCTGGAGAAATTCGGCACCTCGAAACGGATCTCCAGCTTCGTGCTGCCGCTGGGCTACTCGTTCAACCTGGACGGCTCGATGATGTACCAGGCCTTCGCCGTGATGTTCATCGCCCAGGCCTACAACATCGACCTGAGCTTCACCCAGCAGGTGCTGATCCTGCTGACCCTGATGGTCACCAGCAAGGGCATGGCCGGGGTGGCCAGGGCTTCGGTGGTCGTGGTCGCGGCAACCCTGCCGATGTTCAACCTGCCCGAGGCCGGCCTGCTGCTGATCCTCGGCATCGACCAGTTCCTCGACATGGCTCGCACCGCCACCAATATCGTCGGCAACAGCATTGCCACCGCCGTGGTGGCGAAGCTGGAGGACGACAAACAGCCCACCGTGGCCGCCGTTGAGCCGGCTACTACCGTGCCAAGCGCACCCACCGCACAATCCCTGGCCTGA
- a CDS encoding aspartate/glutamate racemase family protein, whose product MKNRVMNTKKLSSPGKTFGIVGGLGSLAGADLFNKLVSSRAVLADQGRYHFLFEQHPFKDVLLPLDRDASMHSRKFYAFQMCQSLEAGGADAILLPCIASHTFLQEIQAELGIAVFDLLHALRQQVERSLPHGGRLGVLTSDYVRHSGLFERYFGDRHELVYPDAQNQARLMEAMYGVDGVKDGQFEGAPLEHLHQVCQELQEQDVALILPGLTELSLVSQDLQRRGIALLDANRVYADYATRASDPVPEPRFKLGIVGGVGPAATVDFMAKVIRHTPADKDQDHIRMVVEQNPQIPDRTANLLHQTTDPSMALYATCKRLEQEGAHAIAIPCNTAHAFVERIQPYLKTPIINMLSETVRHIAEQQGAGKTIGLLATSGTVQSRVYHDVAERLGLRLIVPAPDKQALVMAAIYGEHGVKAGHTEGLCREQLLDAANHLCQAGASVLILGCTELPLILPHAECFVLDSGVVSLVDPTALLALRCVQQALETGPQRSAEPVFLQQPVAAVIE is encoded by the coding sequence ATGAAGAACCGCGTCATGAACACGAAAAAACTCTCGTCTCCCGGCAAGACCTTCGGCATCGTCGGGGGGCTTGGCTCACTGGCCGGCGCCGACCTGTTCAACAAGCTGGTCAGCAGCCGCGCGGTGCTCGCCGACCAGGGACGCTATCACTTTCTGTTCGAGCAGCACCCGTTCAAGGACGTGCTGCTGCCGCTGGACCGCGACGCCAGCATGCACTCGCGCAAGTTCTACGCCTTCCAGATGTGCCAGTCCCTGGAAGCGGGTGGAGCCGACGCGATCCTGCTGCCGTGTATTGCCAGCCATACCTTTCTCCAGGAGATCCAGGCCGAGCTGGGTATAGCGGTGTTCGACCTGTTGCACGCCCTGCGCCAACAGGTCGAGCGCAGCCTGCCCCACGGTGGCCGGCTGGGCGTGTTGACCTCGGACTATGTACGCCATAGCGGGCTGTTCGAACGCTACTTCGGCGACCGCCACGAACTGGTCTATCCCGATGCGCAGAACCAGGCACGACTGATGGAGGCCATGTACGGCGTCGATGGGGTCAAGGACGGCCAGTTCGAGGGTGCCCCGCTGGAGCATCTGCACCAGGTCTGTCAGGAACTGCAGGAGCAGGACGTCGCGCTGATCCTGCCAGGCCTGACCGAGCTGTCGTTGGTCAGCCAGGACCTGCAACGGCGTGGCATCGCACTGCTTGATGCCAACCGGGTCTACGCCGACTACGCGACCCGGGCCAGCGACCCGGTGCCCGAGCCGCGCTTCAAACTGGGTATCGTCGGCGGCGTCGGCCCGGCGGCCACGGTCGACTTCATGGCCAAGGTGATCAGGCACACACCGGCGGACAAGGATCAGGATCATATCCGCATGGTGGTCGAACAGAACCCGCAGATCCCCGACCGCACCGCCAACCTGCTACACCAGACCACCGATCCGAGCATGGCGCTGTATGCCACCTGCAAGCGCCTGGAACAGGAAGGCGCGCATGCCATCGCCATCCCGTGCAATACCGCCCACGCCTTCGTCGAGCGTATCCAGCCGTACCTGAAGACGCCGATCATCAACATGCTCAGCGAGACCGTCAGGCATATCGCCGAGCAACAGGGTGCCGGCAAGACCATCGGCCTGCTGGCGACCTCGGGAACGGTGCAGAGCCGCGTGTACCATGACGTCGCCGAGCGACTGGGGCTACGACTGATCGTGCCGGCCCCGGACAAGCAGGCGCTGGTGATGGCGGCGATCTACGGTGAGCACGGTGTCAAGGCCGGGCACACCGAGGGCCTGTGCCGCGAGCAGTTGCTCGACGCCGCCAACCACCTGTGCCAGGCCGGCGCCTCGGTGTTGATCCTGGGCTGCACCGAACTGCCGCTGATCCTGCCGCATGCCGAATGCTTCGTGCTGGACAGCGGCGTGGTCAGCCTGGTCGATCCCACCGCCCTGCTCGCCCTGCGCTGCGTGCAGCAGGCGCTCGAAACCGGGCCGCAGCGGTCAGCCGAGCCGGTTTTTCTCCAGCAGCCAGTCGCGGCTGTCATCGAGTAG
- a CDS encoding TetR/AcrR family transcriptional regulator yields the protein MKVSREQVAQNRLKILEAAGRLFREHGYESVSVAQVMKAAGMTHGGFYGYFASKDELVVEALAYVATTSPAVGGDLAGYIERYLSGPHRDDCAGGCPLAGLAAETRRQSDEARAQMTRSIAGQLERLAQDMPGDSAEAVRRAATGSLATMVGALVLARVCDNPQLAAQLLDDSRDWLLEKNRLG from the coding sequence ATGAAAGTCAGTCGTGAGCAGGTTGCGCAAAACCGCCTGAAGATCCTTGAAGCCGCTGGCCGGCTGTTTCGCGAGCATGGCTACGAGTCGGTCAGCGTTGCCCAGGTGATGAAGGCCGCCGGGATGACCCATGGCGGTTTCTATGGCTACTTCGCCTCGAAGGATGAGCTGGTGGTCGAGGCTCTGGCCTATGTGGCTACAACCTCACCGGCGGTGGGCGGCGACCTGGCGGGCTATATCGAACGCTATCTCAGCGGCCCTCACCGTGACGACTGCGCCGGTGGCTGCCCGCTGGCCGGGCTTGCCGCGGAAACCCGGCGCCAGTCCGATGAGGCCAGGGCGCAGATGACCCGTAGCATTGCCGGGCAACTCGAACGCCTGGCGCAGGACATGCCGGGAGATTCCGCCGAGGCCGTTCGTCGCGCCGCTACCGGCAGCCTGGCGACGATGGTCGGTGCCCTGGTCCTGGCGCGGGTGTGTGACAACCCGCAACTGGCCGCACAGCTACTCGATGACAGCCGCGACTGGCTGCTGGAGAAAAACCGGCTCGGCTGA
- a CDS encoding SDR family NAD(P)-dependent oxidoreductase, which yields MTVKPTVLITGASTGIGAVYADRFAKRGHDLVLVARDKSRLQALAERLQAETGAKVEVLQADLTDAADLAGIEARVRDDANIGILVNNAGMSGAGSFIEQTPDAVSQVIDLNITALARLSNAIAPRLVRSGGGSIINLASVVGLAPELQMSVYGATKAFVLFLSQGLNIELGTKGLYVQAVLPAATRTEIWERSGKRIEDLSAVMEVDDLVDAALVGFDRRETVTIPPLPDEGQWQALEAARLAMLPNYLQVLPAARYRA from the coding sequence ATGACCGTCAAACCCACTGTTCTGATCACGGGTGCATCCACTGGTATCGGCGCCGTTTATGCCGACCGTTTCGCCAAGCGTGGACACGACCTGGTGCTGGTCGCCCGGGACAAGTCGCGCCTGCAGGCCTTGGCCGAGCGCCTGCAGGCAGAAACTGGCGCAAAGGTTGAAGTGCTGCAGGCCGACCTGACCGATGCCGCTGACCTGGCAGGGATCGAGGCGCGGGTCAGGGACGATGCCAATATCGGCATCCTGGTCAACAATGCCGGGATGAGCGGCGCCGGCAGCTTCATCGAACAGACACCGGATGCGGTCAGCCAGGTGATCGACCTGAACATCACCGCCCTCGCCCGCCTGAGCAATGCCATCGCGCCACGTCTGGTCCGCAGTGGTGGCGGCTCGATCATCAACCTCGCCTCGGTGGTCGGCCTGGCGCCGGAGCTGCAGATGAGCGTGTACGGTGCAACCAAGGCCTTCGTGTTGTTCCTGAGCCAGGGCTTGAATATCGAACTGGGTACCAAGGGGCTGTATGTCCAGGCCGTGCTGCCAGCGGCCACCCGCACCGAAATCTGGGAACGCTCCGGCAAGCGGATCGAGGACCTGTCAGCGGTGATGGAGGTCGACGACCTGGTGGATGCGGCACTGGTGGGCTTCGATCGTCGCGAGACCGTGACCATTCCACCGCTGCCGGACGAAGGCCAGTGGCAGGCCCTGGAGGCTGCGCGCCTGGCGATGTTGCCCAACTACCTGCAGGTGCTGCCGGCAGCGCGCTACCGCGCCTGA